The nucleotide window TACCACACTTAAGTGGACGCCTCACGGTACGAGCTGACGGCGGCCATGCACCTCCTCTCGGCGCGTCCGGCAAGACCTTCAGCCTGGCCTTCATCCTGCCGTCGCCCCCGGTGAGGTTCCCGGCGTTGAATCCAATTAAACCGCACGCTCCACCCCTTGTAGTGCTCCCCCGCCAATTCCTTTAAGTTTCAGCCTTGCGGCCGTACTCCCCAGGCGGCGGGCTTAACGGCTTCCCTTCGGCACCGGGCGAGCTCGAAGCTCGCCCGACACCTAGCCCGCATCCTTTACAGCCAGGACTACCCGGGTATCTAATCCGGTTCGCTCCCCTGGCCTTCGTCCCTCACCGTCGGACCCGTTCCAGCCGGGCGCCTTCGCCACTGGCGGTCCCCCTGGGATTACAGGATTTCACCCCTACCCCAGGGGTACCCCCGGCCTCTCCCGGTCCCAAGGCCCGCAGTATCCCCAGCAAGCCCCACGGTTGAGCCGTGGGATTTCGCCAGGGACTTACGGGCCCGGCTACGGACGCTTTAGGCCCAATAATAGCGGCCACCACTTGGGCCGCCGGTATTACCGCGGCGGCTGCCACCGGCCTTGCCCAGCCCTTATTCCCGGAGCTTTTTACACTCCGGAAAAGCCGTGGCTGTGCCACGGCACTGGGGGTCCCCCCGTCGCGGTTGCCCGCATTGCGGAGGTTTCGCGCCTGCTGCGCCCCGTAGGGCCTGGACCCGTGTCTCAGTGTCCATCTCCGGGCTCCCACTCTCATGGCCCGTACCGATCTTCGGCTTGGTGGGCCGTTACCCCACCAACTACCTAATCGGCCGCCGGCCCATCCTCGGGCGGCTTACGCCCTTTCGGCCTGGGGACCTTCCAGTACCCCAGGCCTATGGGGGATTAGCCCCAGTTTCCCGGGGTTATCCCCCTCCCGAGGGTAGGTTACCGACGTGTTACTGAGCCGTCCGCCGGTGCGCGCAGAGCGCGCCCCATGACTCGCATGGCTTAGTCGGACCCCCATAGCAGTGGCCTCCGGCAGGATCAACCGGAATTGAGCAAGGAGTACGACCGGTGGGACTTCCCTCTGCGGGGAAGTACCAAATTCCCGTCCGGGGTTTGGTCGGGATGTCGGGCCTGCCTTACCCCCGAGGGGTCCGCCTTTCGGCGTTTCCTCGGGAGCGCACCTTTTTGTGACCCGGGCTGGAGGGCGGGGTTCATCGTTGGGTGCTTTGCACCCTTTCCCCCCGACGCCGCCGTCTTGGCGCCCGGGTGTTTTGCCCCCTCTTCGGGGGCTCCACCCAATAGGGCGGAACTCCACCGATACAAAATTTTTGCAAAGCAACTGAGAGGGGATATTTTTGAAAAAGAAGCCGTCAAAAAAGAGAACCAAAATGACCATATTTAGACATAAAAATGTTAAAATCCTTGCCAACATCAGAGGCGAAGTATCTCGGGGACGATGCTTATCTTCGAGACGGGAGTTGGTATCGTATTCGTAACCGCAAGCTCGTCAACGGCATCGCTTACCCTCTCAACGGCCCCCTGAGCAAAGACCCCATGGGTAACCCCGACGAAGATCTTCTCCGCGCCGAGCTTCCTGAGTATACGGGCCGCTTTAATCATCGTTCCACCGGTACTTATTATGTCATCCACTATGAGCACGTTCTTGCCCTTAACGTCCACCTCCACCGGCCTCATCTCAACTTCCGTCGGGGAGATGCGTCTCTTCTCAAAGTGGCTGTACTCCAGACCGAGCTCCATCGCAACGGCCTTAGCCCGCCCGAGGGCACCCCTGTCCGGGGCAAGGACTATTCCCTCGCCAAGCTTCTCGCGGAAGTAGTCCGCTATGATCCCCGCCGGGGAGACGTTTACCCCCTTGCCCGGGAAGTACCTAAGGGTCTCGGGATTGTGAAGGTCGAAGACGTAGAGTTCATCGTAGTAGAGGCCGAGGGCTTTCATCACAGCCCTCACGCTTATCGGCTCGCCCTCCTTCGTAACCCTGTCCTGCCTGCTGTAGGCGAAGTAGGGAACAACCGCGCGGAGCCTCTCGAATCCTCTCTCCCGGAGGGCATCCCCTATGAGGATCAGCTCGACGATTTTCTCGTCCTGAGGCGCGAACGTTGAGCTGACAACGGTGGCCTCTTTCCCAGAGCCGAGAACCCGGACGTACTTCTCCCCGTCTGGGAATTTCCTGAGTTCGACTTCGAGAACGTCTCCACCGAGTTTCCTGAGCTCCCCCTCGAGGTGTCTCCCACCGCTCCCGATAACGAACATGAGCGCCACCTCCTTTGACGGCTTCCTGTTGAAGCACGGCCTTATAAATCCACCGTTATACCAGAAGAACGGCAATTATTCCCGCGAGGAAGATCCCGTCGAAGGTTCCGGCACCGCCTATGCTGACCATCGGAGCACCCAGATGCTTAAGCTTGCCCCAGTTCATCAGGTCTGCACCTATAAGAACACCCAATGTACCGCTGGCGTAGGCTATTAGGGGCTTGTAGTCCCCCCCGAACAGGAAGGCAAGGACAACGGCTATGATCGGAGGTATAAAGCTCGGTATGGCAATGCCAACACCGTGAACGGGCTTTGAAACAGCGTGGCTGAAGAGCGACGCTATGCCCACCGCGATCCCCATGTTGAGGAGCACGTCCCCCCTTCCAAGGGATACCAGCCTCAAAACTTCGTAGAGAACTATGCTGAGTGGAACCAGGGCACCCCCGACGTTAATGGCGATTATCATCTTCTGCTCTTCGAGATCGAAGTAGGGAACGGGATATGGAATGCCGAAGAACCGGACTTCCTTCACCTTGACGACGGGGACGTAGGTTCTCTCCTCAGCCACGGGAATGTTGAGGAAACTTCCAAAGAGGGACGCAAGGAATAGCGTGTAAGCAACGGCAGGAGGAATGCCGAGCCTTTGAAACGCCGCCGTGACCATGCCGGAGAATATCGTGAAGAAGACGATGAACAGGAGAAAGAGCACCAGAAAGAAGGGAAGCCCCACGGGGGGTATGAGGTACCTATACCTCATCATCCTCCCCCAGCTCAACGTTGGCCCAGACCTGAACGCCCTTCTTGAGCCTTACTCTTACAGGCCTCTCGAACTTCCTCGCGTTCTTGAAGACCCACGCGTAGAGGGGCTTTCCGTTGGAGTAGTCCCTGAGGAAGGGATAATCAACGAGATGCTTGTCCCCGTGTTCAGCCAGCTCCTCAGGCGTAAAGGGCCCGAGGACGTCCACGAGTTCCGCTTTCCCTATAGCCTTTCCGTTGCTTATTATGAGCACCTCTCCCCTGATGCGGGTTCGGGACTTCCGTATCTCCCAGATCTTTTTGCCCTCCACTATCCACCCGGCGTAGGGCTGCCTTATTATAAGGCCCCTCAAGGTCATCACTCCTTGAACTCGACGAACTCCTCTTTCATGCCGTCCTTGGTGATAACGACAACCTGAACCTTCCTCTCACCGGTGTAAACGTCCCTTTTGCCCGCGGTCCTGACGGCCCTAACGGCCAGCTCCTTGGCCTCCTCGATGCTCATGTCTTCTCTATAGCCGTCCTCTATTATCGCGATGGCAAAGGGACTGCCCGAGCCTGTTGCAGTGTACTTCTCAAAGACCAGCCCGCCGAGGGCATCGACGCTCGCCAGTTCAGGTTTGTCCACGTAGCCGCCTATGAGTATCTGCACCATGTAGGGGAACCACTTGTTCTCGTTGAGTATGTTGCTCAGCAGGTTTGCCATAGCCCTCGTCGTCATGGGCCTTCCCCACGTGAACTGGTAGTACCTCGCCTGGGCCTCGAGCATCCTCGCCAAAGCCTGAACGTCTCCCACGCTCCCGGCGGTTGTTATCGCTATCCTGTCCGTGATGGGGAGTATCTTCCTTATGTTGAGCGTCTCAACCATGTTGCCGAGTGAAGCCTGCGTATCAGCGGCAAGCACGACGCCATCCTTAACCTTTATACCAACGGTGGTTGTCCCGGTTTTCTTTTCCTCCACCATAATCACCCCCAGAACTAACTTCTCGCCATGAATTTAAAGGTTTGGTAGCTCACAGAGAGGACAGCACGGCCGTTCCGAAGCGGCCCCGAACGAATTCGACCTTAACCCCGTAAACTTTTTCAAGAACCTCCGGCGAAAGGCCTTTGGCGCTGCCCTCCCAGAACTTCTCACCGTCCTTGAGGACAAGGAGCTCGTTGGCGTACCTGAGTGCGAGGTTGAGGTCGTGGAGAACCGCGATCACAATTTTCTCCTCCCGAAGTTCCTTCAACAGCTCCATTATCCTGAGGGCATGATTTACGTCGAGGTGGCTGGTCGGCTCATCGAGGAGAATAACCTTCCCTCCCTGTGCCAGCGCCCGGGCAAGGAGAACCAACTGGTACTCACCGCCCGAAAGCGAGAGCACTGACTCATCTTTCCTATCCCAGAGACCCACCTTTTTGAGGGCGCTTTTCACGCTGCCTCCAGTGAAGTACGTGCCCATCTCCACGAACTCCGCGATGGTGAAGTTGAACTCGGGAACCGAGGCCTGGGGCACGTAGGAGACGAACCTCGCCCGCTCCCTCGGGCTCATGTGGATTAAATCAACGCCATCGAGTTCCACCTCTCCCTCAGGCCTGAGGATCCCCGCAATGCACTTCAGGAGCGTGCTCTTACCGGCCCCGTTGGGCCCGATCACCGCGAGCAGACTACCCCTGCGGGCCTCGAAGGAAACTCCCCGGAGGACCTTTCTCCTTCCGTACGAAAAGGAAACGTTCACCCTGAGGATCATGTGAGAGACTCACCCCTCTTGTGCTTCCTGAGGAGGTAAAGGAAGAAAGGCCCCCCCATCATCGCGGTAACGATGCCGACTGGAATCTCAGTTGGCCTGGCTATCGTCCTGGCGAGTAAATCCGCCAGAACCATCAGGATCCCTCCAAGAAGGGCCGCGTTCAAGGTTAACCTCTTGTGGTTGGGTCCGACGAGGGTTCTTGCAATGTGGGGACCGATGAGACCCACGAAGCCTATGATCCCGGCCGACGCAACGGAAACGGCACTCATCACGGCAATAACGATCACAACGAATTTGCGGAAGGTATCAACGTCCAGCCCGAGGGCAAGGCCCTCCTCACCGAGGAGGAGAAGGTTCAGTTCCTTCCATTTCCATAGGAGGAAACTGATGCCGAAGAGAGAGGCAAGAAAAACGTTTCTAACGTCGCTCCACTCGGCACCGTTGAAGCTTCCCATGAGCCACATATACGTGATGTGGGCCTTCGGTCCGAGTGTCAGAACGAGATATGAGGTTATGGCCCCCGCCATAAAGCTGAAAGCCACCCCCGAGAGGAGGAGCGTATCAACGGGTATCCTGCCATCCACCTTGGCGACGGTGTAAACTATGTAAACCGAGAGGAGGGCGAAGGCAAAGGACAGCAACGAAACGTGATCCGGAAAGTAGATGAGACCTAAAGCGGCACCGATGCTCGCACCCCCACTTATCCCGATTATGTACGGGTCGGCCATGGGGTTCTTAAAGAGGGCCTGACTCGCCACGCCGGCGCTCGCCAAGGAGAGTCCAACGAGGTAGGCGAGAAGAACCCTCGGCAGGCGGAGCTCCCAGACTATGATAAAATACCTCGGCCTTTTTGCCGAGTGCTCCTTTAAAAGAGTCGTTTTCAGCCCGTAAACTATCGAGCTGGTAACATCGGACGGGCTAAGCCTAACTGAGCCCACGTAAACGCCAAGGAACATGACGGCGATTGATAGGAGGAGCAAAGCCGGGAGCCACTTCCGCATGTGCTGGAGTTTTTGTCCAGCCTTTTAAAGTTGATGATTCCATATATCTTTGTCTTATGAGAGCATTTGCTGCACCATTATTGAAGGTACCCTTTCTTCTGAAGCCAACTATAAACATCTTTTGCCAACCACCTTTTTGGAACGAGGCTACCACTGTCATAATCTCTTTTTATATCAGAGTTCCCATACTCATTAACAAGACGTTTTAAGTATTCAGGGAAGTTCTTTCTTAGATAGTTCTCACATACTACTACAATCATAAGATAGAAACGTCTCATAAACCAAGGCTTGTCCTCAGGCTCACTTTTGTTTCGTATATACTCAAGGTATGGTCTAATTGCTATAAACGAACGAACGACAAGACCTCCAAATTCTTCTTGGATAAAAGTTTCATCAATAAATCCTTTATAGACATAATAACCAACCTTATTAAACGCAACGCTAACAAAACGAACAATTTGCCAGTTTTTATCATGATCTTTTCCAGAGAATATTTCATCCGGGCTCCTCTTTTCTTTCGCCCATTGAGAAATTATGTTCAGATCTTGTTTAATATCATTGCTAAGGAATTCATATGTTTTATTAAGAGCGTCGAATCTCAACTGCTGGAGTGTCAAATCCAATTGATATATTGTCACTGCCATAATAACTGTTGCTATTGTTGTTATTGCAGTCAGAACAACATTGGTCGCATCAAAATTTTTCGTCAAAGACCATGCAATAGTCGATATTATTAATATCATAACACTAGAAATTAGCGCAATAAGTTTAACATGGCGCATTTACACTCCCCCCTCCTATAACACATGATATATCAGCCAGGAATCCGGTCATCATCCCGAGGTCAGGTTCGAGAGTGCTCATCACGTTGGGGTGGCCACCCCATAGGAAGTCTCCTCAAGCCTTAAAAACTTTCACGCTTAGTAATAAACATGAGCGTTTCAGTGAAACAGCTGAGCGGCAAGATTCCTTTGGCACTCGTCACAATAAGGCCCGCGAGGCTCTTCGACATTGGTGAGATAATGCGGATCGAGAGGGAATCCTTCCGCGAGGCCTATCCAAGGGGGCTCTTTCTCGTCTTCCTGGAGAACAACCCCGAGACGTTTCTCGTCGCCGAGTACAATGGAAAGGTCATAGGATACGTCATGGCCTACCTCCGCCCGGACCTTGAAGGACACATAATGAGCATAGCCGTTGACAAACGCTACCGTGGGAACGGCATAGGCTCGGCCCTGCTCACCGAGGCGATAGACAGGCTCATCGCGCGGGGGGCCCGCTACATCGGCCTCGAAGTTCGTGTGAGCAACGAAAAGGCCATAAAGCTCTACGAGCGCTTTGGCTTCCGGAAGGTGAAGCGGATTATCGGCTACTACTCTGACGGCGAAGATGCATACTACATGCTCCTGCCTGCTGAGGAATGGAGGGGAAGCTGATGATAGTCTTTTACCTGAGCGGGGACAGGGTCTTCTCGACCGACCAGAACGCGATAAACGGCCTCTACAACAAGCGCCACTTCGGGAAGCTGGTGGAGGGCAAGCTCTTCCTCTCGTTGCTCGAGGCAACTTATCTCGTCGAGAGGGGCAAGATAGAGGTCAGGGACGGGAAGAGAAAACTAACCGTCGAGGAGCTCATGAACCTCGGAAGGAAGAGGGACGAGCTGTTCGACGCCAAGTATCTCGTTTACAAGGACCTGCGCGACAGGGGCTACACCGTCAAGTCCGGCCTTAAGTTCGGCTCGCACTTCCGCGTTTACCGCAGGGGCATGGACGAGCACTCCCAGTGGCTCGTGTGGGTCCTACCTGAGAACTCCCGCCTGAGCCCGAACGACATAACCGCTCGCGTTAGAGTAGCTCACGGTGTCAGGAAAAACATGGTGATGGCGATAGTTGACGAAGATGCGGACGTTACCTACTACAAGGTAGAGTGGACTAAGTTTTAGGGGGACTTAGCATGGAGAGTGTATTCCCGCTCATTCTGTTGTATCTAGTCTCAGGATTTCCCTAGCTAACCCTTAGACTTATGTACCACAGCAGAATTCAATATCCCCCTAAGAAAATGGACAATATGGACAATTCTGAGTCTTATAGGGCTCTCAGCATTGATATCAATTGTGGACTATTTTTCAATAATGACTATTTTGTTCCTCAGAGAAAACAAGTACTGGCTATTGATGATTGCAATGGCTTTAATTCTTCCCTCCGTTCTTAAGAATAGTAGTTCTTCCACGCATAGACTTTGCTTTGATGACTAGATATCTCAATCCTTCATGAAAAATCATTAAGCAAAAAAGATTTAATCAGTATCGGGAAAATAGGGTATATCATAACCATTATCCTGCCGCTGTACTCAGCAATCATTGCACTCTTCGCCATGATATTTATGTACAGGATGAGGGGGATTTAAAATGAACCTGTGGGAGTTTACGCTGTACATCATCGTGATTTGGGCAATTCCTTCGGGCTTTGTCTCGGGGGTTCTAAAGAAAGCCACTCTCAAGGTGCCCATCAGCAGATCTTTTCCATTAGAAGCGACAGTTTTCACTGGATTTGTGATCTTTGTAATAGGTCTCTTAAAACTATCACCCCCCGACAAACTCGTTCTACCTGCTTTCATTGGCTACTTCCTTACTTCTGGTCTAATATCAGCAAAGTTCCACGGGCAGTTCAGCCCAGTAAAAATTCTCGCCCACCCTCCACTCTCCATTGCAGGTGGTATCTTAATGGGACTGTTCTGGGCCATTATATTTTACTTCTATTTAATGGCCATACTGATAGTACCCCTGATATCAAACATAGGCATTCTCTGGCTTCTTAGTAGGATGACCGTTAAGAAAGTTCTCGGGTTTGAAATTGGGGACGGTATCGAGAGGGAGTTGGCCATTTTCTTCTTAATTCTTTTCATCTCCAGTGGAATTAGGTGGTACCTCTTCAAGGTTGCGATAAACTCTATTGTAAACACCTCTAGGTTCTGGCTCCTCAGCCTTCCCACAGTGGTCCTCATTGGAGCAGTTGAAATTATGGGCGCAAGGGCATTTGGGTGGTACAGGAATATTGAAAGCACGAAAAAAATTGCCCTAATTGTCGCTCCCCTTTACATCTCCATAGCCCTTTCAATTGGAGTTTCACTAGTGTGGGGAATGATGGCGGATGGGGTTTAACCCTCAGTCGTCCCCTATAGTCTCAAACTCCCTGCTCAAAAGCCTGAACTCCCTCTCCCCGATGGACTTCGGATCTATTGGAACAAGGATGATGGTGTTGTTCATCACCGCGTGATCTTTCAGGTATGCGAGGAACTTAAAGACGGGAATAAACCCGTTTTCGGTCATCAGGTACTCAACTCCATCGAGGTATATCACCTTCTCGGCCTCGCTCTTTCTCATAAACTGGACCAAAAGGTGTGTAAGGTACTCGAGCCTGCGGGGATGAACCGTATCCTTGCCTCCAACACTGGTGAGCCAGATAACGGGGGTTTTCTCAATCCCAAGGGTTGTTCTAAAGAACTCGGGAGGGGTTCTGGATATTATGGCAACCGCCCTGCCTGCGAGGAACCTCTTGAGAAGTGGCACTGCGTTTTTAACAGTGACGATGTAAAGACCAGGGGTTATCCTCTCGTTCCCTCCATCCCCTCTAAGCTCGACTACGGGAACAAGCTCGTAATGCACGAGAATTTCCCTCAACAGATGAGACCATCCGTACATCAAAATTATCAGGGCGATACCACAGAGGATATTACAGAGGGTTTCGAATAGGGTAACGGTGTTACTGGAAATGCTCACCAAACCGGCCCTCCACAACTCGACTGGAAGAACACTGAGTTTGGCAAGGGAAAAGCCCAGCCAGGCAATTATCATCCAATCGTACGCCCGGGCCAATCTGGGATAATGCTCCCTGAACCGGTGCCTGTGTTTAACGCTCAGAAACAGAAGCGCAAACATAACCACAAGAACTATTATAGCCATGGTTAGATTAAAGTATGCAACGCCCCCCCCCAACGGCCATCACCCGGTTATATATTTCTGTATGAGGACGTATTTAAACCTTTTGAGGGAACAAGAGCAGAAACACTCCCAGTAGAAAATCAGAAGAAATATATTCCAGTTTAGCATCTTTTGAATGACGATAGAACTCCAGAAATTTGAAAAGAAGCATAGAAGGGTTTCAATCGTGCACTCACTTCAGGAGGTTCTCTTTGCCCTCTCCGGAGCCGCTTCCCATGAAAATGTCCAGATGACGAGATAGTACCACAGTATGAAAAACAGCGTCACTACCAGCTGGCTCCTCGTCAGGGAAACGAATGGAAACAGGAACATGCCTATCGCGGTCAAAATCCACCCGTAGCGGTACGGGGAAGGCTTATAACCGCTGAGCTTTCTCATCAAAACCGCAACAATCACGGCCAGAAAGCCCCTAAAAAATGCCTTGGGGAGTACTTCCATACTGTAAACCTCCCTTGGATCCGCGACCATTCCCTTTGAGAGGGCCCCCATCACCGCTATGTACGGCCAAAAAAGAAGAACAAAGCAAACAAGGGCCTCCTTCCCTATCTTCCCAATCCCCTCCTCATTAGGCAGAAGCTTAATCCAGTTCATGGGGTTATCCTCCAATGCATGTGAAGCATATAGTCCATCAGAAAAGAAAAAGCACGAAAAGGAGTTTAACTGCACACTCACTTCAAGAACCCGGTCTTCTTCCCGAGGTCCTCGAAGGCGTCTATGACGTACTGGAGGTCCTCCTTGCTGTGGGCAGCGGAAGGCTCGAGCCTTATCCTGGCAGTTCCGAGCGGGACGGTCGGGTAAACTATCGCCTGAGCGAAGATGTTGTACTCGTCGTATAAGCGTCTGCTGAACTCCTGGGCGAGCTTCTCGTCGTAGAGCATAACTGGAGTAATCGGATGCTTGGTGTTTCCGAGGTCGTAGCCCAACTCGCGGAGCCCGTTCTGGAGGAAGTGGGTGTTGTCCCAGAGCTTCTTGACGAGCTCGTCGCTCCTCTGGAGAATCTCAACTGCCGCTATGGCAGCCGCGACGTCCGGTGGGTTGGGCGCGCTCGAGAAGAGGAACGGCCTTCCGCGCTGGCGGAGGTACTCGATGGCCTCCTCAGGGCCGGCGACGTAGCCGCCGATTACTCCGAAGGCCTTGCTGAGCGTTCCCATCTCGAAGTCAACCTTGTCGTGGAGCTTGAAGTGGTCGACGATACCCCTTCCGCTGTCTCCCAAAACTCCTTCACCGTGCGCGTCGTCTATGTAGAGTATCGCGTCGTACTGCTCCGCCAGCTCGGCCATCTCCGGGAGCGGGGCGAGGTCGCCGTCCATCGAGAAGACACCGTCGCTGACGATGATTTTCTTCTTCTTGTCCTTGTTCTCCTTTAGCTTTCTCTCGAGGTCCTCCATGTCGAGGTGCTTGTAGATTACCTTCGGCGCACCGCTGAGGCGCATTCCGTCTATGATGCTCGCGTGGTTGAGCTCCTCACTGATGAAAACCCCGTTGTCCTTCTTGGTAAGGAGGGCGCTTAGGGCTCCCAGGTTCGCGTTGTAGCCGCTCTGGAAGAGTATGGCCGCTTCACGCTTCTTGAACTTCGCCAGCTTCTCCTCGAGCTCTACGTGGAGCTCCATCGTTCCCGCTATCGTCCTCACGGCGCCGGCACCAACGCCGTAGTCAAGGATGGCCCTTATGGCCGCGTACCTGATCTCCGGGTGCGCGGCGAGGCCGAGGTAGTTGTTGGAGCACATGTTGAGAACCCTCTTGCCGTCAACGACGACCCACGGGCCCTGGGCGCTCTCGAGCTTCCTTATGGTCACGTAGAGGCCCTTATCCTTGAGCTCCTGAAGTTCCTCCCTAATCCAGTCAAGCTTCCCCATGAGAACCACCGTTTACATATGGGCACCGCGGTATAAAAGTTTTGCACTGAACCGGTTAGTGCAGTCTAATTATTGCCGTGAGGATCGCCAAAAGGGCGAGCGCGAAGCTCCCGCCGATTTCAAGCCTGTAATCGTGCCTCTCGTCCGGATACCTTTCGATTATCTCGGCCCTGATTCTAAAATTCCCCGGCCCGGTGACGGTGATTGACAACCCCCAGCCCCTTCTCGACAGCGGGTAAGCAACGGGCACGACGCCTGTGAAGAAGTCGAGGAACAGATGGCTTCCCCAGCCGAGGGCAAAGAGCAGGAAGGGACTGCCGAGGTGCAGACCGAGGAGAAGGATCGGGAGAAAGGGCAGGAGGGAGTGAAGGTACGAGCGATGCTCCTCAGCCAAAGCATCGAGGTCCGGAAAGACAGCCCCGAGGGCGAGGGCGGTGAGTCCCGCTAGCGTCGGCTCGCCGGAGAGTGCGAGGTAGACGAGGCTCGGAATCGAGGCGTGCTCAAGCGGGTCCATACATAAAAATGTCAAAAGAAAAGGGCCTTAAAGTTATCCCTCCCAAGCAGTTTCGGTTAGTGGGTATATGATACGGTGAGGAGGCAAAAGAGGCGTTGGTGGGTACTCTGGAACCTCGTAGATGTCAACGTACATCACGGGGATGACGTAGCTCTTCTTGTCCTTCAGGTAGAGAAACACGTCTTTTAGCTTGTAGGTGGTCACCTCGAACCTTTGATCTTCATTCCAGGAAGTATAACTAACGTCCATCTTAAGAAATGAATCATCTTCCGATGACATGCCTATCGAAAATCCTGCAACCGGGATCACCCCCGGATTGCCCACGGAAATGCCCATCGAGAACAGGGGAGTATAATGGGACTCGCTCTTAAGTTGCCAAGTATCCACGTCAACGCTTTTGGTAAAAGTGTAGTTTCTGTATCCGTCAAAGGTGTTCACGATGCCCTTCACTTTTTCCACGAGTTTTGATCCATCATCAGCACTGAAGATCCCGTCCCAGGTTTTTATCTTAACTCCCTCCGGAGTTCCCTCAAGGACAGGAACCACTATCGTAAAGAAGGCTCTGCTGTTATACGGCACGGTAAACTCCTTCCCATCGGGATACCCCACCGCATAAAGTCTGTAGCGCATGACAACGTAGTGCCCAACGATTCCCGACATCACGTAGCTCTCTCCCCCGGGAAGGTCTTTACCATAGAAATGGGTATCGCGTTCCATCCACTCTCCATCTTCCTTCAGGGTAAAAACCGGACCGGCGGATATCTGGGTTATAGAGCCTCCATCGTTTTCCACTCCAAGGGCCGAGAACGATATGGAGATACCCGATGAACTTTTAGTGGCCATAAACGTCTCAATGTGACCGGCATCCCTATCATCCCTGTTTCCCCAAATGTGGGCTATAACAAGTGGAATGCTGGAGTTGATGCCGCAGGAGAGTATCCTGTAGTCAGGTGCCCAGTACAAACAGACCCCTGAGGAGAGGCACTTGTTATCAATTCGGTCCGGAGCCAATTTCA belongs to Thermococcus sp. AM4 and includes:
- a CDS encoding ribose-phosphate diphosphokinase: MFVIGSGGRHLEGELRKLGGDVLEVELRKFPDGEKYVRVLGSGKEATVVSSTFAPQDEKIVELILIGDALRERGFERLRAVVPYFAYSRQDRVTKEGEPISVRAVMKALGLYYDELYVFDLHNPETLRYFPGKGVNVSPAGIIADYFREKLGEGIVLAPDRGALGRAKAVAMELGLEYSHFEKRRISPTEVEMRPVEVDVKGKNVLIVDDIISTGGTMIKAARILRKLGAEKIFVGVTHGVFAQGAVERVSDAVDELAVTNTIPTPVSKISIVPEILRL
- a CDS encoding DUF1614 domain-containing protein, coding for MRYRYLIPPVGLPFFLVLFLLFIVFFTIFSGMVTAAFQRLGIPPAVAYTLFLASLFGSFLNIPVAEERTYVPVVKVKEVRFFGIPYPVPYFDLEEQKMIIAINVGGALVPLSIVLYEVLRLVSLGRGDVLLNMGIAVGIASLFSHAVSKPVHGVGIAIPSFIPPIIAVVLAFLFGGDYKPLIAYASGTLGVLIGADLMNWGKLKHLGAPMVSIGGAGTFDGIFLAGIIAVLLV
- a CDS encoding ASCH domain-containing protein, with the translated sequence MRGLIIRQPYAGWIVEGKKIWEIRKSRTRIRGEVLIISNGKAIGKAELVDVLGPFTPEELAEHGDKHLVDYPFLRDYSNGKPLYAWVFKNARKFERPVRVRLKKGVQVWANVELGEDDEV
- the psmB gene encoding archaeal proteasome endopeptidase complex subunit beta, whose amino-acid sequence is MVEEKKTGTTTVGIKVKDGVVLAADTQASLGNMVETLNIRKILPITDRIAITTAGSVGDVQALARMLEAQARYYQFTWGRPMTTRAMANLLSNILNENKWFPYMVQILIGGYVDKPELASVDALGGLVFEKYTATGSGSPFAIAIIEDGYREDMSIEEAKELAVRAVRTAGKRDVYTGERKVQVVVITKDGMKEEFVEFKE
- a CDS encoding ABC transporter ATP-binding protein — its product is MILRVNVSFSYGRRKVLRGVSFEARRGSLLAVIGPNGAGKSTLLKCIAGILRPEGEVELDGVDLIHMSPRERARFVSYVPQASVPEFNFTIAEFVEMGTYFTGGSVKSALKKVGLWDRKDESVLSLSGGEYQLVLLARALAQGGKVILLDEPTSHLDVNHALRIMELLKELREEKIVIAVLHDLNLALRYANELLVLKDGEKFWEGSAKGLSPEVLEKVYGVKVEFVRGRFGTAVLSSL
- a CDS encoding iron ABC transporter permease, which produces MRKWLPALLLLSIAVMFLGVYVGSVRLSPSDVTSSIVYGLKTTLLKEHSAKRPRYFIIVWELRLPRVLLAYLVGLSLASAGVASQALFKNPMADPYIIGISGGASIGAALGLIYFPDHVSLLSFAFALLSVYIVYTVAKVDGRIPVDTLLLSGVAFSFMAGAITSYLVLTLGPKAHITYMWLMGSFNGAEWSDVRNVFLASLFGISFLLWKWKELNLLLLGEEGLALGLDVDTFRKFVVIVIAVMSAVSVASAGIIGFVGLIGPHIARTLVGPNHKRLTLNAALLGGILMVLADLLARTIARPTEIPVGIVTAMMGGPFFLYLLRKHKRGESLT
- the rimI gene encoding ribosomal protein S18-alanine N-acetyltransferase; the protein is MSVSVKQLSGKIPLALVTIRPARLFDIGEIMRIERESFREAYPRGLFLVFLENNPETFLVAEYNGKVIGYVMAYLRPDLEGHIMSIAVDKRYRGNGIGSALLTEAIDRLIARGARYIGLEVRVSNEKAIKLYERFGFRKVKRIIGYYSDGEDAYYMLLPAEEWRGS
- the endA gene encoding tRNA-intron lyase; the encoded protein is MIVFYLSGDRVFSTDQNAINGLYNKRHFGKLVEGKLFLSLLEATYLVERGKIEVRDGKRKLTVEELMNLGRKRDELFDAKYLVYKDLRDRGYTVKSGLKFGSHFRVYRRGMDEHSQWLVWVLPENSRLSPNDITARVRVAHGVRKNMVMAIVDEDADVTYYKVEWTKF
- a CDS encoding DUF835 domain-containing protein produces the protein MAIIVLVVMFALLFLSVKHRHRFREHYPRLARAYDWMIIAWLGFSLAKLSVLPVELWRAGLVSISSNTVTLFETLCNILCGIALIILMYGWSHLLREILVHYELVPVVELRGDGGNERITPGLYIVTVKNAVPLLKRFLAGRAVAIISRTPPEFFRTTLGIEKTPVIWLTSVGGKDTVHPRRLEYLTHLLVQFMRKSEAEKVIYLDGVEYLMTENGFIPVFKFLAYLKDHAVMNNTIILVPIDPKSIGEREFRLLSREFETIGDD